The genomic DNA CATTTTCTCATAATATTTTTGATAATCTCCTGATATTACTTCCTCTACCCATTTTTGATTATCAAGATACCAGATTATTGTCTTTCTTATGCCATCTTCAAATTTTGTTTCAGGATACCATCCAAGTTCATTCACTATTTTAGTTGGATCAATGGCATATCTTCTGTCATGACCTAGTCTATCCTGAACATAAGTGATTAAATTATAATTTATATTTTCCCATTTTGTTTTCAATATATTTTTATATTCTGCATTCTTCCCAGTAAGCTCTTTTATGATATCAATAACTAATTTCACTATTCTTATATTCTGTTCTTCATTAAAACCGCCTACATTATAAATTTCTCCTGCTTTCCCATTTCTAAGGACAATGTCTATGGCTTTACAATGATCTTCTACATACAGCCAGTCTCTTACATTTTTTCCGTCCCCATATACTGGTAAGGCTTTTCCTTCAAGAACATTTTTTATCATCAGGGGAATTAATTTTTCCGGAAAATGAAAAGGACCGTAATTATTTGAGCATCTTGTTATATTTACAGGCATTTTATATGTTTCAGCATAAGCTAATACTATAAAATCAGCTCCTGCTTTAGATGCAGAATACGGGCTTCTCGGATCTAAAGAAGTTTTCTCTGTAAAAAACTCTTTTCCATATGTTTGCAATTTTCTGTCAGAAGCTATTTTTCCTGCAATTTCAGATGGTATTTCCAGATTTTGCGGTTCTTCAAAATCTTTTGCCAGTGAACCATAAACTTCATCAGTAGATATCTGTAAAAACTTTACTCCTTCTTTATATATCGGATAGCCGTTTTTATCTTCTCCTGTTCTCCATGCTGCCTTAGCACATTCCATCAAATTCTGGGTTCCAAGAATATTAGTTTCCAAAAATATCTGTGGATTCTCTATTGATCTGTCCACATGTGATTCAGCTGCAAAATTCACTATATAATCAATATTATATTTACTTATTAGCTCTTTCACCAGAACCGGATCTTTAATATTTCCTTTTTCAAAATTTACTCTTTTATCTTGAATATTTTCTTTTATAGTACCTAAATTTCCTGCATATGTCAGTTCATCCAGAACTATTACTTTTATATTCTTATATAGTCTAAGCACATATTTTAAATAGTTTGAACCTATAAAACCTGCTGCTCCCGTTATTAGATAAGTTTTCATTATAATTCTCCCTTTTCTTTCATCTCTTGTAAAAATCTATCTATTGCATCTTTCCAATCTGGAATTTTTTTCCCTAGCAATTTTTCGGTTTTTTCAGATGAGAGTTTTGTATATTCTGCTCTTGCAGCCGGTAGCTTAAAATCCTTTGTTTTAGCAGTCTCCAATTTACCATTCCACCCTATTTTTTCCAAAACATACTTAGCTTGCTCAAATTTACTGCATTCACCAGAATTACTTATATGATATAATCCAAATTTACCAGTTTTAATTAGCTCCCAAGAAAATTCTGCTAAATCTTTTGAGTAAGTAGGAACAGAAACTTGATCATCTACAATATTTAATTTGTTTTTAGCTTTGCTCCAGTTTATAACCTGTTTGTTAAAATTGTTATTTGCTATCCCAAAAACCCATGAAGTTCTGATTACATATGATTTTTCATATGCATTTAAAACATCTGACTCACCCTTGTATTTAGACTTTCCATACACTGACAGCGGATTTGGAGTATCTTTTTCTGTATAAGGACTTTTTCTTTCTCCATCAAAGACAAAATCTGTGGAGTATGTCATAAATACTGCTCCTGTTTTTTTACATATTTCTGCTAATTTAGTCGGAGCTTCAGAATTAAGTAGGTAACATTTTTCTTTATCAGTTTCTGCTTTATCTACATCATTATAGGCAGCACAGTTTATTATAATATCAAAGTTTTTATTTTCATTAAAAAATTTTTCCAGCTTATTATCATTTGTAATATCCAGTTCATTATAATCAGTTGCATAGTATTCCACTTCCAGTTTATCAAACAGATTCTGAAAATCATAGCCTAATTGTCCATTTGATCCTGTTAATAATATTTTCATAATCAGTCTCCTTTTTAAAAATAGTACTTTTCATAATCAAATTTTTCTAAATTTTTATCTTTATCCGAAATAACTAATTCATTGATCAATATTCCATAATCACTAATTGGCCACTCTATTTTTAAAATATCATCATTCCAAAAAATTCCAGAATCATATTCAGGATAGTAAAAATCAGTACATTTATATTGAAATTCTGTTTCATCTTCTAATGTCAAAAAACCATGTGCAAATCCTTCAGGAACATAAAACATTTTTTTGTTTTTTTCGTTCAATTCAAGACCATACCATTTGCCAAAAGTAGGACTTTCTGTTCTTAAATCTACTGCGACATCCCAAACCGCCCCCTTTGTTACTCTTACCAATTTTCCCTGAGAATGTTTACTCTGATAATGTAATCCTCTTAAAACTCCTTTTTTAGATTTTGAATGATTATCCTGAATAAATTCCATTTTTAAACCTAACTTTTCAAAATGGTTCTTATTATAACTTTCTAAAAAAAAGCCTCTCTCATCTTCAAAAACTAGTGGTTCTATTATTACTAAATCTGCTATCCCTGTTTCTATAATTTTAAAATTTGACAAAACTATTCACCTTCTTTAATTCAAAAATATTCCTTATTTTATCATACTAATATATTTTCTCATAATTTTATTTTCAAAAATTCCATATTAAATTTTTAGGATTTAATTCAAAATGATTTACTCTATATGAGTTAGATATATATGCCTTATCATATAACTTTACGATTAGCACTTCTTCTCCATTCCTAATTTCTGATATAACTGTTTCACTTTTTGAAGTTGGTGAAAAAACCTTAGATACATCACCTGTAATTTTACCATTCGAATCTATTACTATCCCACCGAAATTTATTAAATAGTAATCATTATCAAGCACCTCTATATTTCCTATATAAGGAGTAAAAGTACTATTCCCGTTTTCTTTTCCATATTCCCAGACTTTACTTACTTTCATGTCAGATTCATCAATTCTGAAGATAACCCCTCTTGAATAGTTCGTTTCTTCTGAAATACCATGTCTAAAATTTCCATTATCATATACATATAATAATCCATCTATCAATTTTACTCCATGTTGTCCGTATGCATAATCAAAATCTGAAGAATTAGGTTTTAATATCTTATTTGTCAGATCCCTTTTTTCGTTCCATTCATATTTTTCTCCGCCAAATATCCATTTTACTTCTGAACTATTATAATCTATTGCTATTACTGCATTTTGGTGTCTGCTTGATATGATTAAATAGTTTGTATCCTTATCATACCAGACTGCATTCTGATGAAACCAGTCTTCTTTATATTTACTTACTATTTTTTCTTCCAGAACTTTATTTTCTTTTTCTTTATTTGTCATTAAGTCATAATTGATATATTCGGGTCTTGCAATTTTTTCTTTAATATTAAAAATTTCTTTCATATTCCATCTTTTTACTACTCTGCCAGTTTCTCTGTTAATTTCTACCATATAATCTTCTAAATCTCCATCTGGATTATTTATTAAAGCAATATAGTTTTTGTTTGGTAATTCAACAATATCATGATGTACTCCGTCTACATCGTATTCTTTATGAACTTTTCCCATTATATTTAATTCATAAAAACCGCTTTTATAATAAGGTGGTCTCGTCATCTCATTATTTATTGCCAGAAAGCGGTCATTTTCCAGCTGAGTAATAGGACTTGTTCCTCCGATACCATCCTTAATATACCATCTCACATCTCCATTTAAATCGATCGCATACATCCCTGAAAATGATGAAATAAATAAAAATCCTTTTTTTAATTTTTCTTGATCTTTCTTCAAAATTTTTACTTTGGGCATATCTATTTCCACTTTATCTGTTTTTATCTTTATTTTTTTTCTTATTTTTTTCCCGTGTTCATCATAAGCTGAAATAAATACAATATTTTTTTTATCAGGATATAAGCCATATACTGGTATTATATGAAGATTATTATAACCCTCTAATTTATATTTCAAAGTTCCCTCTTTATTTTTACCTGGAATCTCTATTTCAATATTCATTTTTGAATCTGTTTTAAATAATATTAACGCTGTTAAAGGGGATAATCCGTA from Sebaldella termitidis ATCC 33386 includes the following:
- a CDS encoding dTDP-glucose 4,6-dehydratase, which translates into the protein MKTYLITGAAGFIGSNYLKYVLRLYKNIKVIVLDELTYAGNLGTIKENIQDKRVNFEKGNIKDPVLVKELISKYNIDYIVNFAAESHVDRSIENPQIFLETNILGTQNLMECAKAAWRTGEDKNGYPIYKEGVKFLQISTDEVYGSLAKDFEEPQNLEIPSEIAGKIASDRKLQTYGKEFFTEKTSLDPRSPYSASKAGADFIVLAYAETYKMPVNITRCSNNYGPFHFPEKLIPLMIKNVLEGKALPVYGDGKNVRDWLYVEDHCKAIDIVLRNGKAGEIYNVGGFNEEQNIRIVKLVIDIIKELTGKNAEYKNILKTKWENINYNLITYVQDRLGHDRRYAIDPTKIVNELGWYPETKFEDGIRKTIIWYLDNQKWVEEVISGDYQKYYEKMYENK
- the rfbD gene encoding dTDP-4-dehydrorhamnose reductase, whose protein sequence is MKILLTGSNGQLGYDFQNLFDKLEVEYYATDYNELDITNDNKLEKFFNENKNFDIIINCAAYNDVDKAETDKEKCYLLNSEAPTKLAEICKKTGAVFMTYSTDFVFDGERKSPYTEKDTPNPLSVYGKSKYKGESDVLNAYEKSYVIRTSWVFGIANNNFNKQVINWSKAKNKLNIVDDQVSVPTYSKDLAEFSWELIKTGKFGLYHISNSGECSKFEQAKYVLEKIGWNGKLETAKTKDFKLPAARAEYTKLSSEKTEKLLGKKIPDWKDAIDRFLQEMKEKGEL
- the rfbC gene encoding dTDP-4-dehydrorhamnose 3,5-epimerase, with the protein product MSNFKIIETGIADLVIIEPLVFEDERGFFLESYNKNHFEKLGLKMEFIQDNHSKSKKGVLRGLHYQSKHSQGKLVRVTKGAVWDVAVDLRTESPTFGKWYGLELNEKNKKMFYVPEGFAHGFLTLEDETEFQYKCTDFYYPEYDSGIFWNDDILKIEWPISDYGILINELVISDKDKNLEKFDYEKYYF